One stretch of Podospora bellae-mahoneyi strain CBS 112042 chromosome 2, whole genome shotgun sequence DNA includes these proteins:
- a CDS encoding hypothetical protein (EggNog:ENOG503NVII; COG:C), translating to MTATTPLKVIIIGGGPIGLTLAQILTSAGVDFTILERRSTVTPEEGAGIAIGPTSFRLYDQLGLLPQMEAISTPIPHKHVLQRDGKVYNSYEFHLRACHGRAMAFLHRLDLVTTLFSTLPNSAKAKIHVNKSLSDITLTPEGVTVTCADGTSYNGTLVIGADGVHSKTRKIMNSLSNAPESETLPFETTFQGLFGNFPRLSLPGSEIEPGHDWECHSGGVSSQFFVGRDRGWFIIYRPLPGGPTRERIDYTDEDIKQFAEDVKDMHVTNTLTFGDVFKNVNKAGLTQLQEGAVKNRSWKRIGLVGDACDKITPNVGLGYNNGVLDVIVLGNLLKKLNESGEEITEEKVGKLFKEYQAERKEFSEKVDDAARGVIRTVTHTGFMKYLLDRWINPVLGLDKLYGSKVMGPLMAKQQVLEWLEEKNGIDGSIPWAHKGLVVTKA from the coding sequence atgacagccacaacccccctaaaagtaataataatCGGCGGCGGCCCCATCggcctcaccctcgcccaaaTCCTCACCTCCGCCGGTGTCgacttcaccatcctcgaaCGCCGCTCCACCGTCACCCCCGAAGAAGGCGCCGGCATCGCCATCGGACCCACCTCCTTCCGCCTCTACGACCAGctcggcctccttccccaaatggaagccatctccacccccatcccccacaaGCACGTCCTCCAACGCGACGGCAAAGTCTACAACTCGTACGAATTCCACCTCCGCGCCTGCCACGGCCGCGCAATGGCCTTCCTTCACCGTCTCGACCTCGTCACCACTTTATTCAGCACCCTCCCGAATTCCGCCAAAGCCAAAATCCACGTCAACAAATCCCTCTCcgacatcaccctcacccctgAAGGCGTAACTGTCACCTGCGCCGATGGCACTTCCTACAACGGCACCCTCGTCATCGGCGCAGACGGCGTCCACTCCAAAACCCGCAAGATAATgaactccctctccaacgccCCAGAGTCCGAAACCCTCCCCTTTGAAACAACCTTTCAAGGCCTCTTCGGTAACTTCCCCCGGCTATCCCTCCCCGGCTCGGAAATCGAGCCAGGCCACGACTGGGAGTGCCATTCCGGCGGTGTGTCTTCCCAGTTCTTCGTCGGGAGGGACAGAGGCTGGTTTATCATCTACCGACCTCTCCCTGGCGGTCCTACGAGGGAAAGAATCGATTACACGGATGAGGACATCAAACAGTTCGCGGAAGATGTCAAGGACATGCATGTGACAAATACACTGACTTTTGGGGATGTTTTCAAAAATGTCAACAAGGCTGGGTTGACACAGCTTCAGGAAGGTGCTGTCAAGAATAGGAGTTGGAAACGGattgggttggtgggtgatgcGTGCGATAAGATCACGCCGaatgttgggttggggtacAATAACGGGGTCTTGGACGTGATTGTGCTTGGGAACTTGCTCAAAAAGTTGAATGAGAGTGGGGAGGAGATcaccgaggagaaggtgggaaAACTGTTCAAGGAGTATCAGGCTGAGAGGAAGGAGTTTTCAGAAAAAGTGGATGATGCGGCCAGAGGGGTCATCAGAACGGTTACACATACGGGATTCATGAAGTACTTGCTTGATCGGTGGATTAACCCGGTCTTGGGGTTGGACAAGCTGTATGGTAGCAAGGTGATGGGGCCGTTGATGGCGAAGCAGCAGGTGTTGGagtggttggaggagaagaatggGATTGATGGGAGCATTCCATGGGCGCACAAGGGACTGGTTGTCACGAAGGCTTAG
- a CDS encoding hypothetical protein (EggNog:ENOG503PRAU) — translation MCPVPYSPQSPFLERGRNSAPVNAAAYGDDESTICSDDSSVVSSVYSDRYWISQEHCPLHQVEKNEAGKQVYEAWNITYLPGQREVLGGFKALGVGVHEYQQTEARVSTVAQPSEQSVLANMFYDAVKQYQDKHRRGWAGRILRGKQKTYEEHLDTICGSLPNEVQHAITDLLLDRGRATSTSYRTRTWTLVTLRVQSFLRFSGADHADVPQPRRRWWKKKAAIGNQALRISLVIRGGETGVSKTADGLEGCHQDSNPWGRADEAETSEMARERHRQRRLRVEASRPKRTESPPSYRSTSVSPHRERRSFASPPSYTSRPDRSRGRSLSSEQVRHRVQRRDRSEDSMSDSWPSPFGRDPYGAPTPPETYTPPPAISVYSRPSVIPPPLPTQFPLGPPMIPRYLPPPPPPPPMSMLPCKACQTLAPCMHFSNSHRYQCHRQLINTVNNIPTHPPCVFCFGGMSPSFAPPPPPPPMPSYYPGPMPMGPPPPPPPGMWPPPRPIVPPSELGEMCGTSALMATPPPPQRQDLVMRTSEFPRSDCRTEIARDAMSDFDFDSFLKDDFDPPSLPPLPSSSSSSSSLSSRSSSPVRRPYRPARVQDADEISVTSTEVSDEDARSARDGDDGQVPQLEEGKAALKPEE, via the exons ATGTGTCCAGTACCCTACTCTCCTCAATCCCCATTCCttgagagaggaagaaactCAGCGCCTGTCAATGCTGCCGCATatggcgatgatgagtcGACAATATGCAGCGACGACTCTAGTGTCGTCTCCTCTGTATACAGTGACAGATATTGGATAAGCCAGGAACATTGCCCTCTCCA TCAAGTAGAGAAGAACGAGGCGGGCAAGCAGGTATACGAGGCTTGGAACATCACCTATCTTCCCGGCCAACGGGAGGTATTGGGTGGTTTTAAGGCTCTCGGGGTGGGTGTGCATGAATACCAACAAACCGAAGCCAGGGTGTCAACAGTTGCTCAACCATCCGAACAGTCCGTCCTTGCCAACATGTTCTACGACGCCGTCAAACAGTATCAAGACAAGCATCGCCGTGGATGGGCTGGCAGGATCCTCCGTGGGAAGCAAAAGACATATGAAGAACACCTTGACACGATCTGTGGCAGCCTTCCAAACGAAGTCCAACACGCCATCACAGATTTGCTTCTTGACAGAGGGAGAGCGACATCGACCAGTTACCGCACTCGAACCTGGACGCTTGTAACTCTCCGTGTACAGAGCTTTCTGCGATTCTCCGGCGCGGATCACGCGGACGTCCCACaacctcgtcgtcgatggtggaagaagaaagccGCCATTGGAAACCAGGCCTTGAGGATCTCTCTTGTTATTCGAGGTGGGGAGACCGGGGTCAGCAAGACGGCTGATGGCCTCGAGGGATGCCACCAAGATTCCAACCCCTGGGGGCGTGCTGACGAGGCCGAAACGAGCGAAATGGCCCGTGAGAGACACCGTCAAAGACGTCTCAGAGTGGAAGCATCGCGGCCCAAACGCACCGAATCGCCACCATCATATCGATCGACTTCGGTATCACCACACAGAGAGCGACGGAGCTTCGCATCCCCGCCCTCATACACAAGTCGTCCAGATCGATCTCGCGGCCGTAGCCTTTCGTCAGAACAGGTCAGACATCGCGTCCAAAGGCGTGACCGCTCAGAGGACAGCATGTCAGATAGCTGGCCATCGCCGTTCGGCCGCGATCCGTATGGagctccaacacccccagaGACATAtacaccgccgccggcaaTCTCAGTATACAGCAGACCATCTGTGATCCCCCCTCCTTTGCCAACACAATTCCCTCTTGGTCCTCCCATGATTCCTCGTTACCTgccacctccgccaccccctccgccaatGTCAATGTTGCCGTGCAAAGCATGCCAAACCCTTGCGCCATGCATGcacttctccaactcccaccGATACCAATGCCATCGGCAACTGATCAACACAGTGAACAACATCCCTACCCATCCGCCTTGCGTCTTTTGCTTTGGTGGCATGAGCCCGTCTTttgcccctcctccgcctccccctccg atgCCATCTTACTACCCTGGCCCAATGCCAATGggcccgcctccccctccacctccgggTATGTGGCCACCACCGAGACCTATCGTACCACCTAGCGAACTTGGCGAGATGTGCGGTACGTCTGCGCTCATggcaaccccaccaccacctcaaagACAGGACCTGGTGATGAGGACATCAGAGTTCCCTCGCTCCGATTGTAGAACAGAAATTGCTCGCGATGCTATGTCCGATTTTGATTTTGACTCGTTCTTGAAGGACGACTTTGATCCCCCTTCGCTACCGCCGCTgccttcatcttcatcatcctcgtcatcattgTCGTCTAGGTCTTCCTCTCCGGTACGTCGGCCATATAGGCCCGCCAGAGTACAGGATGCCGATGAGATTAGTGTTACTTCGACCGAGGTTTCAGATGAGGATGCACGTTCGGCtcgagatggtgatgatggtcagGTTCCACAGcttgaggaagggaaggcGGCCCTAAAGCCTGAGGAATAG
- a CDS encoding hypothetical protein (EggNog:ENOG503PWXK; COG:S), producing MESPSSVISGISELPSSDTISPQTSSPPSLSPRSPSSKHIHAGYSSKEEKDVDFECRIQVLESTVKQQQSVLKKQEEQMKAFEERLQFLRHRRSFKKALADLFLGSSSSSSQKSRSRSRSSVETDSEEGQPINNWKDAQVSPRSDGNQKTHSQGLPSSPDQHVVEIYSHPTKHNTSPPELMNTKVSPVEMMDTASPVEMSAERRRTLAHRPPLEKMPELRFRPQSPVIDARPQFLATSSVSPSTSSGFINSPFGSNSHISPTSSCTPLAIVPTWSSMCDSLHHSTRQGACESPGDGAWPRSQPSQTINAKNFSPALPQYIELDSSHMVSSGGPASQSTSYFAASSPNSQQVTAPESALMVHCSFSGAYGNSNIWQESPILGAMPFLNQGEHMWNSPTTHGEANTMNSFPAVFTDAGGGYSTEESRSTDGSPVETVYGQSPVLSCEPCGFYPIAGPDQRKKMEKHKKTIKHSRKTGKGIVDTFPCDHCAATYTRRDNLVQHQKSHFQGTQAEVDFASATAFNEEMINLGHGMESMPLGVERPKKRRRRSSLMSPRSGE from the exons ATGGAGTCTCCCAGCTCTGTCATTAGTGGCATATCTGAGCTACCATCTTCCGACACCATCTCACCTCAAACCTCGTCGCCACCAAGCCTGTCACCAcgaagcccatcatcaaaacatATCCATGCAGGTTATAG TTcaaaggaagagaaggatgTGGACTTCGAGTGCCGCATTCAAGTATTGGAGAGTACCGTGAAGCAACAGCAGAGTGTTCTGAAGAAACAGGAAGAGCAGATGAAAGCGTTTGAGGAACGACTGCAATTCCTTCGTCATAGGAGGTCATTCAAGAAGGCCCTAGCAGACTTGTTTCTTGGgtcctcttccagctcctctcAGAAAAGCCGATCTCGGTCTCGAAGCTCTGTGGAGACGGACTCCGAAGAGGGTCAGCCCATCAACAATTGGAAAGATGCCCAAGTTTCACCGAGGTCTGATGGGAATCAGAAAACACACTCGCAGGGTTTACCATCTTCACCTGATCAACACGTTGTGGAGATCTACTCACATCCCACCAAACACAACACCTCGCCGCCAGAGCTCATGAACACTAAGGTGTCAccggtggagatgatggacacTGCTAGTCCAGTGGAGATGAGTGCTGAACGGAGGCGGACCTTGGCTCACCGGCCTCCTCTTGAGAAAATGCCAGAGCTTAGGTTTAGACCTCAAAGTCCCGTTATCGACGCCCGCCCACAATTTCTAGCCACCTCAAGCGTGTCCCCGAGCACCAGCTCTGGGTTCATCAACTCTCCTTTTGGGAGCAACAGCCACATCtcgccaacatcaagctGCACTCCATTGGCCATTGTCCCTACCTGGTCATCCATGTGTGATAGTCTTCATCATTCCACCAGACAAGGAGCCTGTGAGTCTCCAGGAGACGGCGCGTGGCCCAGATCACAACCATCGCAAACCATCAATGCCAAAAACTTTTCTCCAGCTTTACCCCAGTATATTGAGCTCGATTCTTCACACATGGTCTCTTCTGGAGGACCGGCATCACAATCGACTTCGTACTTTGCCGCCTCGTCACCCAACTCTCAACAAGTGACTGCCCCCGAGTCTGCTCTCATGGTCCACTGCTCCTTTTCCGGTGCATATGGAAACAGTAACATTTGGCAAGAATCACCCATCTTGGGAGCCATGCCTTTCTTGAACCAGGGCGAACATATGTGGAACTCGCCTACAACTCATGGAGAGGCCAACACTATGAACTCATTTCCTGCAGTTTTCACTGATGCAGGAGGGGGTTATTCGACAGAGGAGAGCCGTAGCACCGACGGATCCCCCGTCGAAACTGTATATGGTCAGTCACCTGTGCTTAGCTGCGAACCATGCGGCTTTTATCCCATTGCTGGCCCAGACCAGCGTAAAAAAATGGAGAAGCACAAGAAGACCATCAAGCACAGCAGAAAAACTGGAAAGGGAATTGTGGACACGTTCCCCTGCGATCATTGTGCCGCCACATACACCAGGCGAGACAATCTCGTTCAGCACCAAAAGTCTCATTTCCAAGGCACACAGGCAGAGGTTGACTTTGCCTCTGCAACTGCATTTAATGAGGAGATGATTAATCTTGGGCATGGAATGGAATCTATGCCCTTAGGAGTGGAGAGGCCAAAGAAACGGAGACGGCGGTCATCGCTGATGAGCCCGAGGAGTGGAGAGTAG
- the NOP10 gene encoding snoRNP complex protein (EggNog:ENOG503P6R9; COG:A) has protein sequence MHLMYIPTADGLGRQYTLKKVLDGKVTRSAHPARFSPDDKWSRHRLAMRKRYAALLDAAEKK, from the exons atgcaTCTCATGTACATCCCCACCGCCGACGGCCTCGGCCGCCAGTACACCCTCAAAAAGGTCCTCGACGGCAAGGTCACCCGCTCTGCCCACCCGGCGCGCTTCTCCCCCGACGACAAGTGGTCCCGCCACCGGCTCGCGATGCGCAAGAGATATGCTGCCTTGTTGGATGCCGCCGAGAAGA AGTAA
- a CDS encoding hypothetical protein (EggNog:ENOG503P1V1; antiSMASH:Cluster_3), with product MVRRFQQAVALVAATATGVLAASENMGPASFMWPPDRAWSEHTDNEGPCGSIHRVLERTKFPLSGGRIALTAQDDSYHAQMSISFHNDPQEQKDFGFVLNTTPITEIDPGHTCLTIPDPPSTIAPGTNATIQLMYIADFDRPENQTFYACADIQYVRAADFPQDTIPCFNATDSENDVPAPTATGLPTNLPGHGDNGPPLNTADPEPSSSSVPSNNNGNNSSNNNNNTPIESVKTGLSKGAIAGAVIGSVLGVAAIIGLAFLFYRERQRKNRLIAQRDSGRGVPWVEDPPKKSNISADSVVLGTRL from the exons ATGGTTCGACGATTTCAGCAGGCTGTGGCCCTCGTTGCAGCCACTGCCACTGGTGTTTTGGCAGCCTCGGAGAACATGGGCCCTGCCTCGTTCATGTGGCCACCTGACAGAGCCTGGTCTGAGCACACTGACAACGAGGGGCCTTGTGGTTCTATCCACAGGGTTCTTGAACGGACGAAGTTTCCTTTGA GTGGCGGAAGAATAGCCTTGACAGCCCAAGATGACTCCTACCACGCCCAGATGAGCATCTCATTCCATAATG ACCCCCAAGAGCAAAAGGACTTTGGCTTCGTCCTAAACACAACGCCCATCACAGAGATCGATCCAGGGCACACCTGCCTGACCATTCCTGACCCTCCATCGACCATTGCCCCCGGAACCAATGCGACCATCCAGCTCATGTATATTGCCGACTTTGACCGGCCAGAGAATCAAACCTTCTATGCCTGTGCCGACATCCA GTATGTCCGCGCTGCCGACTTCCCACAAGACACAATCCCGTGCTTCAACGCAACCGACTCTGAGAACGACGTCCCGGCACCCACTGCCACTGGTCTCCCGACCAACCTCCCGGGTCACGGCGACAATGGGCCTCCTCTCAACACCGCTGACCCAGAGCCATCGAGCAGCTCTGTCCCATCgaacaacaacggcaacaacagcagcaacaacaacaacaacacccccatcGAGTCTGTCAAGACCGGTCTCTCCAAGGGTGCTATCGCCGGTGCGGTGATCGGTTCCGTTCTTGGTGTCGCTGCCATCATTGGCTTGGCTTTCCTGTTTTATCGTGAGCGCCAGAGAAAGAACAGACTTATTGCCCAGCGTGATTCTGGGAGGGGTGTCCCTTGGGTTGAGGACCCTCCCAAGAAGTCGAATATTTCTGCTGATAGTGTAGTTTTGGGGACGAGGTTGTAG
- the nob1 gene encoding 20S-pre-rRNA D-site endonuclease nob1 (COG:O; BUSCO:EOG092620U5; EggNog:ENOG503NXKN) → MEQQPEPSAQAPKIEDPAPTEVVENAPVAEQPAQTSTKQVHSLVIDANAIIRNDPTVSTLLSQAEELYTIPAVVSEIRDEATRSRYQTTLAPFIKLRTPKPESMAFVTGFARRTGDLQVLSKPDLQLLALTYELEVERNGGDWRLRKDPTQKTVNGKPPAKQEETKTEEQDAAPETVTEADAPLTETTPEGVAQELEKVDLNQTPVKAEVEQAEAEEDDDEEGWITPSNIKKYQAKEKGGAGKQQTQRFLQAALITADMAMRNVALRINLNLLDTSLTKITFLKTWVLRCHGCWKVCKDTTKQFCPSCGQATLTRVSCSTDASGNFTLHLKKNFQFNNRGNVYSIPKPTHGSSNTKRIVGGGKNGWGNELILAEDQKEYVRKTDEERRTKYKDLMDEDYLPSILTGSRGPGNGRIKVGAGRNINAKKKR, encoded by the exons ATGGAACAACAACCAGAGCCCAGCGCTCAAGCGCCCAAGATCGAGGACCCCGCCCCCACCGAAGTCGTCGAGAATGCGCCCGTCGCAGAACAGCCAGCCCAGACCTCAACCAAGCAGGTCCACTCCTTGGTGATTGATGCCAACGCTATTATCAGAAACGATCCAACAGTATCAACGCTTCTTTCTCAGGCGGAGGAGCTGTACACCATTCCAGCGGTTGTGTCCGAGA TTCGCGATGAGGCCACCCGATCACGATACCAGACGACGCTTGCGCCATTCATCAAGCTTAGGACACCCAAGCCCGAGTCGATGGCGTTTGTTACTGGCTTTGCGCGGAGGACGGGTGATCTGCAGGTGTTGTCGAAGCCCGATTTGCAGCTCCTTGCCTTGACGTATgagttggaggttgagaggaatggtggtgat TGGCGCTTGAGGAAAGACCCAACGCAAAAGACCGTGAACGGAAAGCCACCGgccaagcaggaggagaccAAAACTGAAGAGCAGGATGCTGCACCAGAAACAGTGACTGAAGCGGATGCGCCATTGACTGAGACAACACCAGAGGGGGTAGCGCAAGAATTGGAGAAGGTTGACCTGAACCAGACGCCAGTTAAGGCTGAGGTTGAACAGGCTGAggcggaggaagatgatgacgaggaagggTGGATCA CTcccagcaacatcaagaagtaccaagccaaggagaagggcggCGCCGGAAAGCAACAAACCCAGCGGTTTCTTCAAGCAGCTCTTATTACGGCGGATATGGCCATGCGAAACGTTGCGCTCAGAATCAACTTGAA CCTGCTTGACACCAGCCTTACCAAAATCACCTTCCTCAAGACCTGGGTTCTAAGATGCCACGGCTGCTGGAAGGTCTGCAAGGACACCACGAAGCAGTTCTGCCCGTCTTGCGGACAGGCTACCCTCACCCGTGTGTCATGCAGCACGGACGCGTCTGGCAACTTCACATTGCACCTCAAGAAGAACTTTCAGTTCAACAACCGTGGCAACGTCTACAGCATTCCCAAGCCAACACACGGCTCTTCCAACACCAAGCGCATTGTTGGAGGCGGCAAAAACGGCTGGGGCAATGAGCTAATCCTGGCTGAGGACCAAAAGGAGTACGTCAGGAAGACGGATGAGGAGCGCCGCACAAAGTACAAAGATCTGATGGATGAGGATTATCTTCCCAGTATTCTCACCGGGTCAAGGGGCCCTGGGAACGGGAGGATCAAGGTGGGTGCTGGTCGCAATATcaacgccaagaagaagaggtaa